In Ectothiorhodospira sp. BSL-9, a single window of DNA contains:
- a CDS encoding flavin reductase family protein, producing the protein MNNAQSEIIDSLPVIDPRRFRDALGRFATGITVITCLDPQGEVPNGFTANSFSSLSLDPPLVLFSLRRDAGCLAAFERARAFAVNVLAEDHQDLSNRFAGKEASRWEGLQFEAGQTGAPLLPGMLAQFECRTEVIHDGGDHRIFVGRVLRLTMPREGEPLVYYQGDYRFLTRD; encoded by the coding sequence ATGAACAATGCTCAGTCCGAAATAATCGATTCCTTGCCGGTGATTGATCCACGTCGGTTTCGGGATGCCCTGGGTCGCTTTGCCACGGGCATCACGGTGATCACCTGTCTTGATCCACAAGGAGAGGTGCCCAACGGTTTTACGGCCAATTCCTTCAGTTCGCTGTCGCTGGATCCGCCGCTGGTGCTGTTCAGCCTGCGCCGTGATGCCGGGTGTCTGGCGGCCTTCGAGCGGGCCAGGGCCTTTGCCGTGAATGTACTTGCGGAGGATCACCAGGACCTCTCGAACCGGTTTGCGGGCAAGGAGGCCAGTCGCTGGGAGGGCCTGCAGTTCGAGGCCGGGCAGACCGGCGCACCGTTGCTGCCGGGGATGCTGGCGCAGTTTGAATGCCGCACCGAGGTGATTCACGACGGCGGCGACCATCGTATCTTCGTGGGCCGGGTGTTGCGACTGACCATGCCCCGCGAGGGTGAACCCCTGGTCTATTATCAGGGCGACTACCGTTTTTTAACCAGGGATTAG
- a CDS encoding PAS domain-containing protein produces MSRNKPTKKIDEAIRARAEQALRAGDFDLSQDLFDKGHIDLAEVTEHLRIYQAELEVQNAELREAQLAAERSMGRYSAFFSGIPVAALVVDRTGLILESNHQAAHLFGLRHSHLRHHFLRRLIHHDNERDLSRVLIQAEEQGKAFCEDFTFVRTEGDTFRGELHVARLPGRQGGENEFVCAVVDLTEHLRHEAQLQQAHQELGESEARYRILADYSPVWDYWYDPEGRYHYVSPGCLAISGHPPEAFMDDPGLFTRLLEPEDRQRWEQHEQDIHDCRDQLPHELMEFRLRHLDGEVRWIEHECQPVVAEDGSYQGRRGINRDITDRKRAELEVAQVSLLYATLSAVNQAIVRIEDEQPLLDNLARIAVEHGGFTACVISLRNGDNPPLPRACKGLTPEQIQAMPLHEAWELINRQPYVYANREDPDAPPNGASGHRPTGSRPSAITH; encoded by the coding sequence ATGTCCCGCAACAAACCCACCAAGAAGATTGACGAGGCGATTCGCGCCCGGGCCGAGCAGGCCCTGCGTGCCGGCGACTTTGACCTTTCCCAGGATCTTTTTGACAAGGGCCATATCGACCTGGCCGAGGTCACTGAGCACCTGCGCATCTACCAGGCCGAACTGGAGGTGCAGAACGCCGAGTTGCGTGAGGCCCAACTGGCGGCCGAGCGTTCCATGGGGCGCTATTCCGCCTTCTTCTCCGGCATCCCCGTAGCGGCCCTGGTGGTGGATCGGACCGGATTGATCCTGGAGTCCAACCACCAGGCGGCCCACCTGTTCGGCCTGCGCCACTCCCATCTGCGGCACCACTTTCTGCGTCGACTGATCCATCATGACAATGAAAGGGACCTGAGCCGGGTACTCATCCAGGCCGAAGAACAGGGCAAGGCGTTCTGCGAGGACTTCACCTTCGTGCGCACCGAGGGTGATACCTTTCGCGGTGAGTTGCATGTCGCCCGCCTGCCGGGGCGGCAGGGTGGGGAGAACGAATTCGTATGCGCCGTGGTGGACCTCACCGAACACCTGCGCCATGAGGCCCAGCTGCAACAGGCCCACCAGGAACTGGGCGAGAGCGAGGCCCGGTACCGCATCCTGGCCGATTACTCACCGGTGTGGGACTACTGGTATGACCCCGAGGGACGGTATCACTATGTCTCCCCCGGGTGCCTGGCCATCAGCGGCCATCCCCCCGAGGCCTTCATGGACGACCCGGGGCTGTTTACCCGCCTGCTTGAGCCCGAGGACCGGCAGCGCTGGGAGCAGCATGAGCAAGACATCCATGATTGTCGGGACCAACTACCCCATGAGCTCATGGAGTTCCGCCTGCGCCACCTGGACGGCGAGGTCCGCTGGATCGAACACGAGTGCCAGCCGGTCGTTGCGGAAGACGGCAGTTACCAGGGTCGCCGGGGCATCAACCGGGACATTACCGACCGAAAGCGGGCGGAACTGGAGGTGGCTCAGGTCAGCCTGCTGTATGCCACCCTGAGTGCGGTCAATCAGGCCATCGTCCGCATCGAGGACGAACAACCGCTGCTGGACAATCTGGCGCGCATTGCCGTGGAACACGGCGGCTTCACCGCCTGCGTCATCAGCCTGCGCAATGGCGATAATCCCCCCCTGCCCCGTGCCTGCAAGGGTCTGACACCCGAACAGATACAGGCCATGCCCCTGCACGAGGCCTGGGAGTTGATCAACCGGCAACCTTACGTTTACGCCAACCGGGAGGATCCAGACGCCCCCCCCAATGGCGCCAGTGGGCACAGGCCAACCGGATCCAGACCTTCGGCCATTACCCACTGA
- a CDS encoding EAL domain-containing protein — protein sequence MASFFSDTRAGFTPQIDRLVQDITEDFSYALQHLELEKKRRITEAALSESEARYRSLFENTHSIMLLVDPEDGQIVDANPGACQFYGWTRDEMRQRRISDINALSDKETQAEMARVQRGGHRHFRFVHCLATGERRQVEVYSGRIQVEGRELLHSVVHDITERNRAEERLRLADRVFQAADEGIMVTDMQGRIVAVNPAFTRISGYTEEDALGQTPALLHSGRQDASFYQRLWRNLLQLGHWRGEIWNRRKNGEIYPEWLTISAVRNDDGEIIHYVGVFSDIGQIKEAQQQLEFMAHYDPLTGLANRALLRDRLKHALRRADRNKATLTLLFLDLDRFKTINDTLGHNLGDLLLQTVARRMKDTVRASDTLSRLGGDEFVLLLEDEINPQEINTLCEKLLNVLEAPMLLEGHELVITASIGVATYPDDGVDADALLKNADLAMYEAKTQGRNAYEFFAPSLSEGVMDRLKMESALRGAAARNELRVHYQPQVRLKDGSLLGVEALARWEHPTLGLVSPGHFIPLAEEMGVIGEISAWVLREACRQMRVWWNEGREVSCVAVNLSVQQLERQMLVDTVRDCLKEYDLPAECLELEVTESLIMRAPEKAQSVLQKLKVMGVKISVDDFGTGYSSLSYLKRLPLDRLKIDRSFVQDIGMDANGEAIIRAIIGLGASLGLETLAEGVEQEEQVRFLLKEGCDLAQGFLFSRPVPPNQLTFHWDCPTTPSDEPSSP from the coding sequence GTGGCCAGCTTCTTCTCCGACACCCGGGCAGGCTTCACCCCGCAAATTGACCGGCTGGTTCAGGACATCACCGAGGATTTCTCCTACGCCCTGCAACACCTGGAGCTGGAAAAGAAGCGCCGCATCACGGAGGCGGCCCTGAGCGAGAGCGAGGCCCGGTATCGCAGCCTGTTCGAGAACACTCATTCCATCATGCTCCTGGTGGACCCGGAGGATGGGCAAATCGTGGACGCCAATCCCGGGGCCTGCCAGTTCTATGGCTGGACCCGCGACGAGATGCGCCAGCGCCGCATCAGCGACATCAATGCCCTGTCAGACAAGGAAACCCAGGCGGAGATGGCCCGGGTCCAGCGCGGCGGGCACAGGCATTTTCGTTTCGTGCATTGCCTGGCCACGGGCGAAAGACGACAGGTGGAGGTGTACAGCGGCAGGATTCAGGTGGAAGGACGGGAACTGCTGCACTCGGTGGTGCATGACATCACCGAACGCAACCGCGCTGAAGAACGCCTGCGGCTGGCCGACCGGGTCTTTCAGGCTGCCGATGAAGGCATCATGGTCACGGACATGCAGGGGCGCATCGTGGCCGTGAACCCGGCCTTTACGCGCATCTCCGGCTACACGGAAGAGGACGCCCTGGGCCAGACACCTGCCCTGCTGCATTCGGGACGACAGGATGCCAGCTTCTACCAGCGTTTGTGGCGCAACCTGCTGCAACTGGGCCATTGGCGCGGCGAGATCTGGAATCGACGCAAGAACGGCGAGATTTACCCGGAGTGGCTCACCATCAGCGCCGTGCGCAACGACGATGGTGAAATCATCCACTATGTGGGGGTGTTCAGCGATATCGGCCAGATCAAGGAGGCCCAGCAGCAACTGGAGTTCATGGCCCATTACGACCCACTCACCGGACTGGCCAACCGGGCCCTGCTTAGGGACCGCCTGAAGCATGCCCTGCGCCGGGCAGACCGCAACAAGGCCACCCTCACCCTGCTCTTCCTGGACCTGGACCGCTTCAAGACCATCAACGACACCCTGGGCCACAACCTGGGAGATCTGCTTTTGCAGACCGTGGCCCGGCGCATGAAGGACACTGTACGCGCCTCGGACACCCTGAGCCGGCTGGGCGGGGATGAGTTTGTGCTGCTCCTGGAAGATGAAATCAACCCGCAGGAAATCAACACACTGTGTGAAAAGTTGCTGAATGTGCTGGAGGCCCCCATGTTGCTGGAGGGTCACGAACTGGTGATTACCGCCAGCATCGGCGTGGCCACCTATCCCGACGACGGGGTGGACGCCGATGCGCTGCTCAAGAATGCCGACCTGGCCATGTATGAGGCCAAGACTCAGGGGCGTAACGCCTATGAGTTTTTTGCCCCTAGCCTGTCGGAAGGGGTCATGGATCGACTGAAGATGGAATCCGCCCTGCGCGGTGCTGCAGCGCGGAATGAGCTGCGGGTGCATTATCAGCCCCAGGTGCGGCTGAAGGATGGGTCATTACTGGGGGTGGAGGCCCTCGCCCGCTGGGAACACCCCACGCTGGGGCTGGTGTCACCCGGGCACTTCATCCCCCTGGCCGAAGAGATGGGGGTGATCGGCGAGATCAGCGCCTGGGTGCTGCGTGAGGCCTGCCGACAGATGCGGGTCTGGTGGAACGAGGGTCGGGAAGTCAGTTGCGTGGCGGTGAACCTCTCCGTTCAGCAACTGGAGCGGCAGATGCTGGTGGACACGGTGCGCGACTGCCTGAAGGAATACGACCTGCCGGCAGAGTGCCTGGAACTGGAGGTAACCGAATCCCTGATCATGCGGGCCCCGGAGAAGGCCCAATCGGTGCTCCAGAAACTCAAGGTGATGGGGGTGAAGATCTCGGTGGACGACTTCGGCACCGGATATTCCTCCCTGTCCTACCTCAAGCGCCTGCCCCTGGATCGACTCAAGATCGATCGCTCCTTTGTCCAGGACATCGGCATGGATGCCAATGGCGAGGCCATCATCCGCGCCATCATCGGTCTGGGAGCCAGCCTGGGCCTGGAGACCCTGGCCGAAGGGGTGGAACAGGAGGAGCAGGTCCGGTTCCTCCTCAAGGAAGGCTGCGACCTGGCCCAGGGTTTCCTATTCAGCCGACCCGTGCCCCCGAATCAACTCACTTTTCACTGGGACTGTCCGACGACGCCTTCGGACGAACCATCCAGTCCGTGA
- a CDS encoding chemotaxis protein CheB has product MSSDQTPQDTHEPQDASQEDAGEVLEAAGPTQEFTGHVVGIGASAGGLEALERLFEAMPKETGAAFVVVQHLSPDHKSLMANLLARHTSMPVVTVRDAMELEPETIYLIPPGNLMTLSEGHLRLSPKNPRILSLPIDLFFSSLAREFDHRSIGVILSGTGSDGTRGSVAINDAGGLLLAQDPESAKFDGMPRSVIATGLVDEVLPPDTLGARIRDHIEQKPDTQVTLPPKTTSDLDSGSALEGIFHLLHNHGGVNFRDYKPATVLRRIERRMQVRHVPDFEHYLELLEGDSGEVSVLRREILIPVTNFFRDPEAFDTLASKAVEDIVSQSGISHSIRVWVAGTSTGEEAYSIAILFAEAFERAHRWPDLKIFATDVEQKNVDAASAGRFSEAIMAEVSPERLERFFDKRGSHFVVKPELRQTLVFARHNLVEDPPFTRMDMVTCRNMLIYFLPTTQQRALRRLQYALAPNGYMFLGSSESLGELSPDFTPVSSKYKLFKMLRSAPLPMESHHASIPALERRTQPSAGRSDKAFRSRDASAIESAQQVLLQEHAPPSILLSESLELIHVFGEAQRFLHFPSGSITLEISKLLPAGIVPVAQALLRRASRSGEVIRSEASTFKMPGGSTERLRLNVRRLDGDERNSTFLLLSFESQEAVVREGGDKETQCLDMSVEALDRINSLEQELAATRESLQATIEELEASNEELQATNEEMMAANEELQSSNEELQSVNEELYTVNAENQEKIQILNRLNADLDSMAKAASIATLFLDESMHITRFTPEAQQIFKIRDGDVGRRIDDFTHNLMYPGLMDDLRESLREGRMNEHEVCSESGNYYLVRILPYTLQGAASRGAVITLVDITSVRDVVRLQAVLDSQTHQVAVLDSSGMIQIVNKAWREAFKAQAKDPLGVAGPGDNFLESCYARGAQPEGAEEYTIKAERGLRQVLKGDSEGFGFEYRYPGSEPDRWFLMQVGMLHHPEGGAIVSRLEITDWMVRPKASSDSPSEK; this is encoded by the coding sequence ATGTCATCCGATCAGACCCCACAAGACACCCACGAGCCCCAGGATGCCTCCCAGGAGGATGCTGGCGAGGTGCTTGAGGCCGCTGGGCCGACGCAGGAGTTTACCGGCCATGTGGTGGGTATTGGTGCCTCGGCGGGGGGGCTCGAGGCCCTGGAGCGATTGTTCGAGGCCATGCCAAAAGAGACCGGCGCGGCCTTCGTGGTGGTTCAGCATCTCTCCCCGGACCACAAGAGCCTGATGGCCAATCTTCTGGCTCGACATACCAGCATGCCGGTGGTCACGGTCCGTGATGCCATGGAACTGGAACCTGAGACCATCTACCTGATTCCGCCCGGCAATCTGATGACCCTCTCCGAGGGGCACTTGCGCCTCAGCCCCAAGAATCCCCGGATCTTATCCCTACCCATTGACCTTTTTTTTTCCTCCCTGGCCAGGGAGTTCGATCACCGGTCCATCGGCGTCATCCTGTCAGGCACTGGATCTGACGGTACCCGGGGCTCGGTGGCCATCAACGATGCCGGTGGCCTGCTGCTGGCCCAGGACCCGGAGAGTGCCAAGTTCGACGGCATGCCGCGCAGCGTCATCGCCACCGGCCTGGTGGACGAGGTACTGCCCCCGGATACCCTGGGCGCGCGGATCCGCGATCATATCGAGCAAAAACCCGACACCCAGGTGACGCTGCCCCCCAAGACCACCTCTGACCTGGATTCGGGCTCGGCCCTGGAGGGCATCTTCCACCTGCTGCACAACCATGGCGGGGTCAACTTCCGGGACTACAAGCCGGCCACGGTGCTGCGCCGCATCGAGCGGCGCATGCAGGTGCGCCACGTGCCGGATTTCGAGCACTACCTGGAACTGCTGGAGGGGGATTCGGGCGAGGTGTCGGTACTGCGGCGGGAGATCCTCATCCCGGTGACCAACTTCTTCCGCGACCCGGAGGCCTTCGACACCCTGGCCAGCAAGGCGGTGGAGGATATTGTCAGCCAGTCCGGCATAAGCCACTCCATCCGGGTCTGGGTGGCGGGTACGTCCACGGGGGAGGAAGCCTATTCCATCGCCATCCTGTTTGCCGAGGCCTTCGAGCGAGCCCACCGCTGGCCGGACCTGAAGATCTTTGCCACCGACGTGGAGCAAAAGAACGTGGATGCCGCCAGCGCGGGCAGGTTTTCCGAGGCCATCATGGCGGAGGTGTCCCCGGAGCGGCTGGAGCGCTTCTTCGACAAACGGGGCAGCCACTTCGTGGTCAAGCCGGAGCTGCGCCAGACCCTGGTCTTTGCTCGCCACAACCTGGTGGAGGACCCACCCTTCACACGCATGGACATGGTGACCTGCCGTAACATGCTGATCTACTTCCTGCCCACCACTCAACAGCGGGCCCTGCGGCGGTTGCAGTATGCCCTGGCCCCGAACGGCTACATGTTCCTGGGCAGCAGTGAATCCCTGGGGGAACTGAGCCCGGATTTCACACCGGTGAGCAGCAAGTACAAGCTGTTTAAGATGCTGCGCAGCGCCCCGCTGCCAATGGAGTCACACCACGCCAGCATCCCGGCCCTCGAAAGACGTACGCAACCCTCCGCTGGGCGCAGTGACAAGGCGTTCCGCTCCCGGGATGCCTCGGCCATTGAGTCCGCGCAGCAGGTCTTGCTGCAGGAGCATGCCCCGCCCAGCATCCTGCTATCGGAGTCGCTGGAACTCATCCATGTGTTTGGGGAGGCACAGCGATTCCTGCATTTCCCTTCCGGCAGCATCACCCTGGAGATCTCCAAGCTGTTGCCCGCCGGTATCGTTCCCGTGGCCCAGGCCCTGCTGCGTCGGGCTTCCAGGAGCGGCGAGGTGATCCGCTCCGAGGCCAGCACCTTCAAGATGCCCGGTGGCAGCACCGAGCGCCTGCGCCTGAACGTGCGCCGCCTGGACGGGGACGAACGTAACAGTACCTTCCTGCTGCTCTCCTTCGAGTCCCAGGAGGCCGTTGTCCGCGAGGGTGGCGACAAGGAAACCCAGTGCCTGGACATGAGCGTGGAGGCCCTGGATCGCATCAACTCCCTGGAGCAGGAATTGGCCGCCACCCGGGAGAGCCTGCAGGCCACCATTGAGGAACTGGAAGCCTCCAACGAGGAGCTGCAGGCCACCAACGAGGAGATGATGGCGGCCAACGAGGAATTGCAAAGCTCCAACGAGGAACTGCAGTCGGTGAACGAGGAGTTGTACACCGTCAATGCGGAGAATCAGGAGAAGATCCAGATCCTCAATCGCCTCAACGCGGACCTGGACAGCATGGCCAAGGCAGCGTCCATCGCCACCCTGTTCCTGGATGAATCCATGCACATCACCCGCTTCACCCCCGAGGCGCAGCAGATCTTCAAGATCCGTGACGGGGATGTGGGTCGACGCATCGACGATTTCACCCACAACCTGATGTACCCCGGACTCATGGATGACCTGCGCGAAAGCCTGCGGGAAGGGCGCATGAACGAGCATGAGGTGTGTTCGGAATCGGGCAATTACTATCTGGTGCGCATCCTGCCTTACACCCTGCAGGGAGCCGCCTCCCGGGGGGCAGTGATCACCCTGGTGGACATCACCTCGGTGCGGGATGTGGTGCGCCTGCAGGCAGTGCTGGATTCCCAGACCCACCAGGTGGCGGTGCTGGACAGCAGTGGCATGATCCAGATCGTCAACAAGGCCTGGCGGGAGGCCTTCAAGGCACAGGCGAAGGATCCACTGGGTGTAGCCGGTCCCGGAGACAATTTCCTGGAGTCCTGCTATGCCCGGGGCGCCCAGCCTGAGGGAGCAGAAGAATACACCATCAAGGCGGAACGAGGGCTGCGCCAGGTGCTCAAGGGTGACAGCGAGGGGTTTGGTTTCGAGTACCGCTATCCTGGGTCGGAGCCGGATCGATGGTTCCTGATGCAAGTGGGCATGCTGCACCACCCGGAGGGTGGGGCCATCGTCAGCCGCCTGGAGATCACGGACTGGATGGTTCGTCCGAAGGCGTCGTCGGACAGTCCCAGTGAAAAGTGA
- a CDS encoding bifunctional diguanylate cyclase/phosphodiesterase produces the protein MRKRLKPSAGTLVLIYALIAGLWIVSSGWLLDLALDNGTVQVRLEIAKGLLFVLVTSMLLYGLLRSWAHRLEDSERLMNMASGLAHVGGWQVDLQAGLVHWSPEVYRIHDMPPGTRIRLEDGIEFYAPAYRDRIRQVFRACAEEGIPYDEEMQILTRRGTPVWVRTIGRAVRDEQGRITRVQGAFQDISARKRDEAKLRQWSTVFESSGEGMIITDDRARILMVNASFTRITGYGPKEAIGHNPSLLSSGRHSRFFYRRMWDMISLTGGWRGELWNRRKSGEIYPQWSTINAVRDAEGRLTHFVSVFSDISDLKSSQEQIERLAHRDALTNLPNRLLFRTRLEQALLRARSHASQVSVLLLDLDGFKHINDSLGIRMGDQLLSSLAERFTSILQRGETLARMGSDEFAILVEQGSDEETRVEQVAEAIIQAVQLPVKIRNNDVFITASIGIASFPQDGREQDQLLQHSDAAMHHAKQAGGNTYALYTQDLTDYARDRVLLAADLRQALARNELVLHYQPQVDLISGAVVGLEALVRWEHPTRGMISPGRFIPMAEDTGLILPLGRWVLRQACVQAKAWRDAGLEFGTVAVNVSGVQVQRSNLAETVDALLRETGVEPGLLELEITESFVMDRRQGSEELLRQLKSLGVALAVDDFGTGYSSLSYLKSLPFDALKIDQSFISGISSDPHDVAIASAITTLGGHLKMEVLAEGVETREQQEALLALGCHRAQGYRFSHPVAAKAIPEILRRSTLMPNDAKVLEER, from the coding sequence ATGCGTAAACGCCTCAAACCAAGCGCCGGAACATTGGTACTGATTTACGCCCTCATCGCGGGGCTGTGGATCGTCAGTTCTGGCTGGCTACTGGATCTGGCCCTTGATAATGGGACGGTGCAGGTTCGTCTGGAGATCGCCAAGGGGCTGCTGTTCGTGCTGGTCACGTCCATGCTGCTGTATGGGCTGCTGCGATCCTGGGCCCATCGTCTCGAGGATAGCGAGCGCCTCATGAACATGGCCTCCGGCCTGGCCCATGTGGGTGGCTGGCAGGTGGATCTGCAAGCTGGCCTGGTGCATTGGTCGCCTGAGGTCTATCGCATCCATGACATGCCCCCGGGCACCCGGATCAGGCTGGAAGACGGCATTGAGTTCTATGCGCCGGCCTACCGGGACAGGATTCGCCAGGTCTTCCGGGCGTGCGCCGAGGAAGGCATTCCCTACGACGAGGAGATGCAGATCCTCACCCGTAGGGGTACGCCGGTCTGGGTGCGCACCATCGGTCGGGCCGTGCGCGACGAGCAAGGGCGCATCACCCGGGTGCAGGGGGCCTTTCAGGACATCAGCGCGCGCAAGCGCGATGAGGCAAAACTGCGCCAGTGGTCCACGGTGTTCGAATCCAGTGGCGAGGGCATGATCATCACCGATGATCGTGCCCGCATCCTGATGGTGAATGCCTCCTTCACCCGGATCACGGGTTATGGTCCGAAGGAGGCCATCGGGCACAATCCCAGCCTGCTCAGTTCCGGCCGCCATAGCCGGTTCTTCTACCGTCGCATGTGGGACATGATCAGCCTGACGGGAGGCTGGCGGGGCGAGCTGTGGAATCGTCGCAAGAGCGGTGAGATCTACCCCCAATGGTCCACCATCAATGCCGTGCGCGACGCCGAGGGCCGGTTGACCCATTTCGTCAGTGTCTTTTCCGATATTTCCGACCTCAAGAGCTCCCAGGAACAGATCGAACGCCTGGCCCACCGGGATGCCCTGACCAACCTGCCCAATCGCTTGCTGTTTCGCACCCGCCTGGAACAGGCCCTTCTCAGGGCTCGCTCTCATGCCTCGCAGGTGTCGGTGCTGCTACTGGACCTGGATGGCTTCAAGCATATCAATGACAGCCTGGGTATCCGCATGGGGGATCAACTCCTCTCCAGTCTGGCTGAGCGGTTCACCAGCATCCTGCAGCGGGGCGAAACCCTGGCGCGCATGGGCAGTGATGAATTCGCCATCCTGGTGGAGCAGGGCTCAGATGAGGAAACCCGGGTGGAACAGGTGGCTGAGGCGATCATCCAGGCGGTGCAGCTCCCCGTGAAGATACGCAATAACGACGTCTTCATCACTGCCAGTATTGGTATCGCCAGCTTCCCCCAGGATGGCCGCGAACAGGATCAACTGCTGCAGCACAGCGATGCGGCCATGCATCACGCCAAGCAGGCGGGCGGCAATACCTATGCTCTTTACACTCAGGATCTCACCGATTACGCCCGGGACCGGGTGCTGCTGGCGGCGGACCTGCGCCAGGCACTGGCACGCAATGAACTGGTGCTGCACTACCAGCCCCAGGTGGATCTGATCAGCGGGGCGGTGGTGGGTCTTGAGGCACTGGTCCGTTGGGAGCATCCCACCCGGGGCATGATTTCGCCGGGGCGCTTCATCCCCATGGCCGAGGATACCGGCCTGATCCTGCCCCTTGGTCGCTGGGTGTTGCGCCAGGCCTGTGTGCAGGCGAAAGCCTGGCGGGACGCCGGACTCGAATTTGGCACTGTGGCGGTGAATGTCTCGGGTGTGCAGGTGCAGCGCAGCAACCTCGCGGAAACCGTGGACGCCTTGTTGCGGGAGACGGGGGTGGAACCGGGCCTGCTGGAACTGGAGATCACGGAAAGCTTCGTCATGGATCGCCGTCAGGGTTCGGAGGAACTGTTGCGCCAGCTCAAGTCTTTGGGTGTGGCTCTTGCGGTGGATGATTTCGGCACCGGGTATTCATCCCTGTCCTATCTCAAGTCACTGCCTTTTGATGCTTTGAAGATTGACCAGAGCTTTATCAGTGGCATCTCCTCCGACCCTCACGATGTGGCCATCGCCAGCGCCATCACCACGCTGGGTGGGCATCTGAAGATGGAAGTGCTGGCCGAGGGTGTGGAAACGCGGGAGCAGCAGGAGGCCCTGCTGGCCCTTGGATGTCATCGGGCGCAGGGGTATCGCTTCAGCCACCCGGTGGCCGCCAAGGCCATCCCGGAGATACTGCGCCGTTCGACGCTGATGCCGAACGACGCGAAGGTCCTTGAGGAGCGATGA
- a CDS encoding cation diffusion facilitator family transporter, translated as MSDTHPSEERYRTTRRVTLVGAATNATLATAQVVGGFLTQSQALIADGVHTLSDLLSDFMVLFAARKANAPADDNHPYGHARIETLATVIVGLALIGVALGIALDAFRRLQSPEDLLSPAPAALALAALAIISKEGLYHYTVRAARRIDSSLLYANAWHHRSDVVSSLVVLVGIGATLAGFAFMDAVAAVLVALLISLMGAKLIWNSVSELIDTGVGPEEQRQMLDSVRHLDGIHGVHELRTRRMGSALLADVHIMVGPRISVSEGHRISESVAKTLRQSRPELREVLVHVDPEDDRTHAPSSHLPCRSELMRRLNLQWQSVPGALPMDNVVLHYLDGRIHLELHLSPDNFETLEGARALARQLTRVTQEVKGVGEVRVYFR; from the coding sequence ATGTCAGACACCCACCCCAGTGAGGAAAGGTACCGCACCACGCGACGGGTGACGCTCGTGGGTGCCGCCACCAATGCCACCCTGGCCACGGCCCAGGTGGTGGGTGGTTTCCTCACCCAATCCCAGGCACTGATCGCCGATGGTGTACATACCCTGTCGGACCTGCTCAGTGACTTCATGGTGCTGTTCGCCGCCCGCAAGGCCAATGCACCGGCGGACGACAACCACCCCTATGGCCATGCCCGTATCGAGACCCTGGCCACCGTGATCGTGGGACTGGCCCTGATCGGCGTTGCCCTGGGCATCGCCCTGGATGCCTTCCGGCGCCTGCAGTCCCCGGAAGACCTGCTCAGCCCGGCCCCCGCGGCCCTGGCTCTGGCGGCCCTGGCCATTATTTCCAAGGAGGGGCTTTACCATTACACCGTGCGGGCGGCGCGGCGCATCGACTCCAGCCTGCTTTATGCCAATGCCTGGCACCACCGCTCCGACGTGGTCTCGTCGCTGGTGGTGCTGGTGGGCATTGGGGCCACCCTGGCGGGCTTCGCGTTCATGGATGCCGTGGCCGCCGTGCTGGTGGCCCTGCTGATCAGTTTGATGGGCGCCAAGCTGATCTGGAACAGTGTGAGCGAGTTGATCGACACCGGCGTGGGCCCGGAAGAACAGCGGCAGATGCTGGATTCGGTCAGGCACCTGGACGGTATCCATGGCGTTCATGAACTGCGTACCCGGCGCATGGGCAGTGCGCTACTGGCCGATGTGCACATCATGGTGGGCCCAAGGATCAGCGTCTCCGAAGGCCATCGCATCAGCGAATCCGTAGCCAAGACCCTGCGACAGTCCCGTCCCGAGTTGCGCGAGGTGCTGGTGCATGTGGATCCGGAGGATGACCGGACACACGCCCCCAGCAGCCACCTGCCCTGCCGGTCTGAATTGATGCGCCGCTTGAATCTGCAGTGGCAGTCCGTCCCCGGCGCACTGCCGATGGACAACGTGGTGCTGCACTACCTGGACGGTCGCATCCATCTGGAACTGCACCTCTCACCAGACAATTTTGAAACCCTGGAGGGGGCACGAGCCCTGGCGCGACAGCTCACCCGGGTCACCCAGGAGGTGAAGGGAGTGGGGGAAGTCAGGGTGTATTTCAGGTAA
- a CDS encoding DUF3096 domain-containing protein: protein MTIHLEMVPILSLIAGIAILIVPRLLNYIVAIYLIVIGVVGLFNL, encoded by the coding sequence ATGACGATACATCTTGAAATGGTTCCCATCCTGTCACTGATCGCCGGCATTGCCATACTGATCGTGCCCAGGCTGCTCAACTACATCGTCGCCATCTATTTGATCGTGATTGGTGTGGTTGGTTTGTTTAACCTGTAG